The following are encoded together in the Pseudomonas maumuensis genome:
- a CDS encoding GTP 3',8-cyclase MoaA → MIVDRQGRRFRNLRVSLTAACNYACTYCVPDGKRLVAAQDELTADALARGVAYLVEAAGVERLRITGGEPLVSPRLEAFLGAVAGLGLGDISLTTNGQLLARKLPLLRDAGIRRLNVSLDTLDATAFRRIARGGDLASVLAGMAQASDAGMAIKVNMVPMRGQNLDQVLPLLDYCLERGYELRFIELMRMGHLARDGNAFLQQFVGLEQLLALIGQSHAYEQAPRPLDATALRYRIPGKGHFGVIANESVPFCRSCSRLRLSSTGWLHGCLSSSNRHFVGDLLDKPRHQALPALQRLLVKALADKQDVAFSGDVMVMKVIGG, encoded by the coding sequence ATGATCGTCGATCGTCAAGGCAGGCGCTTTCGCAACCTGCGCGTCAGCCTGACTGCTGCCTGCAACTATGCCTGCACCTACTGCGTGCCTGACGGCAAGCGCCTGGTGGCGGCGCAGGACGAGCTCACGGCGGATGCCCTGGCCCGCGGCGTGGCGTACCTGGTCGAGGCGGCCGGGGTGGAGCGGTTGCGCATCACCGGTGGCGAGCCGCTGGTGAGCCCACGCCTGGAGGCCTTCCTCGGCGCGGTGGCGGGACTGGGGCTCGGGGACATCAGCCTGACCACCAACGGCCAGTTGCTCGCTCGCAAGCTGCCGCTGCTGCGCGACGCCGGTATCCGCCGGCTCAACGTCTCGCTCGACACTCTCGATGCCACGGCCTTTCGCCGCATCGCCCGCGGCGGCGACCTGGCCAGCGTGCTGGCGGGCATGGCCCAGGCCAGTGACGCGGGGATGGCGATCAAGGTCAACATGGTGCCCATGCGCGGGCAGAACCTCGACCAGGTGCTGCCGCTGCTCGATTACTGCCTCGAGCGCGGCTACGAGCTGCGTTTCATCGAGCTGATGCGCATGGGCCACCTGGCGCGTGATGGCAACGCTTTCCTGCAGCAGTTCGTAGGCCTGGAGCAACTGCTGGCGCTGATCGGGCAGTCCCATGCCTATGAACAGGCGCCACGCCCGTTGGATGCCACGGCCTTGCGCTATCGCATTCCTGGCAAGGGTCATTTCGGGGTGATCGCCAACGAGAGCGTGCCATTCTGCCGCAGTTGTTCGCGCCTGCGTCTGTCGTCCACTGGCTGGCTGCATGGTTGCCTGTCGTCGAGTAACCGTCACTTTGTCGGTGACCTGCTCGATAAGCCCCGTCATCAAGCGCTTCCGGCATTGCAGCGGCTACTGGTGAAGGCCCTGGCGGACAAGCAGGATGTGGCATTTTCCGGCGATGTGATGGTGATGAAGGTGATCGGCGGCTGA
- a CDS encoding TetR/AcrR family transcriptional regulator — MQKEPRKVREFRRREQEILDTALKLFLEQGEDSVTVEMIADAVGIGKGTIYKHFKSKAEIYLRLMLDYERDLNALLHSADVDRDKEALSRAYFEFRMRDPQRYRLFDRLEEKVVKGNQVPEMVEQLHSIRASNFDRLTQLIKGRISEGKLEDVPPYFHYCAAWALVHGAVALYHSPFWSNVLEDQEGFFQFLMDIGVRMGNKRKRDPEGAN, encoded by the coding sequence ATGCAGAAAGAACCTCGCAAGGTCCGTGAGTTTCGCCGTCGCGAACAAGAGATCCTCGACACGGCGCTCAAGCTGTTTCTCGAACAAGGTGAAGACAGCGTCACCGTCGAGATGATCGCCGACGCCGTGGGCATCGGCAAAGGCACGATCTACAAGCACTTCAAGTCCAAGGCGGAGATCTACCTGCGCCTGATGCTCGACTACGAGCGCGACCTGAATGCGCTGCTGCACTCGGCTGACGTCGACCGCGACAAGGAAGCCCTGTCGCGCGCCTACTTCGAGTTCCGCATGCGCGACCCGCAGCGTTACCGGCTGTTCGACCGCCTGGAAGAAAAGGTAGTCAAGGGCAACCAGGTGCCGGAAATGGTCGAGCAGTTGCACAGCATCCGTGCCTCCAACTTCGACCGCCTCACACAATTGATCAAGGGGCGCATCAGCGAGGGCAAGCTCGAGGACGTGCCGCCATACTTCCATTATTGCGCGGCCTGGGCCCTGGTCCATGGCGCCGTGGCGCTGTATCACTCGCCGTTCTGGAGCAACGTGCTCGAGGACCAGGAGGGCTTCTTCCAGTTCCTCATGGACATCGGCGTGCGCATGGGCAACAAGCGCAAGCGCGATCCGGAAGGCGCGAACTAA